One Salvelinus namaycush isolate Seneca chromosome 4, SaNama_1.0, whole genome shotgun sequence genomic window carries:
- the LOC120046580 gene encoding uncharacterized protein LOC120046580 isoform X2, translating into MRGSWNMRMDPSDTYPTTRGCLLTECPWWMRWKSARTLRRFLPDVWKPLVPLLSFSATLLVMVLYALADRLRSFVADIFIPQYHYPFAVPITFVQVLVTLLYLLLLHAMGLAPLKPYSLSLGERLLVPSICGSAQAVLGVWAEASAHSGMYALTMRLLPLLCVGWSHGLRLAEPPSVHLTGLITVITFTSVTITASQGLPSVEVLECLYAPLALLLHSLSLTWLAKVAETEHRRHSSSHTSPFDLYFTLMVNQSLVLGFLCLLHPEGPRALGEGSWHSLLFMGYLLAILLLGALQHLLVDMAALTFSPLAAALLHTAHGLTRPLYSLL; encoded by the exons ATGAGAGGCAGTTGGAATATGAGGATGGACCCCAGTGATACCTACCCTACTACCAGGGGCTGTCTCCTAACAGAATG TCCTTGGTGGATGAGATGGAAGAGTGCTCGTACACTGAGGAGGTTTTTGCCTGATGTATGGAAGCCTCTGGTGCCATTACTCAGCTTTAGTGCCACCCTATTGGTCATGGTGTTGTATGCCCTGGCAGATCGGCTCCGCAGCTTTGTTGCTGATATCTTCATTCCCCAGTACCACTACCCGTTTGCTGTACCAATCACATTTGTCCAG GTGCTGGTGACTCTGCTATACTTGCTGCTCCTCCATGCCATGGGCCTGGCACCACTGAAGCCCTACTCTCTGTCTCTGGGAGAGCGCCTGCTGGTGCCTTCTATCTGTGGCAGTGCCCAAGCTGTGCTGGGTGTGTGGGCAGAGGCCAGTGCCCACTCTGGCATGTACGCCCTCACCATGCGCCTGCTGCCCCTGCTCTGTGTGGGCTGGAGTCACGGTCTGCGGCTGGCAGAACCGCCATCAGTCCACCTAACAGGCCTTATTACGGTCATCACTTTCACCTCCGTCACTATCACAG CGTCTCAGGGTCTCCCGTCAGTGGAGGTTCTGGAGTGTCTCTACGCCCCGCTGGCCCTCCTTCTCCACAGCCTTTCTCTGACCTGGCTGGCCAAGGTGGCTGAGACCGAGCACCGGCGCCACAGCAGCTCCCACACCTCGCCTTTTGACCTGTACTTCACCCTGATGGTGAACCAGAGCCTGGTGCTTGGCTTCCTGTGCCTGCTGCACCCAGAGGGCCCCCGGGCACTGGGCGAGGGTAGCTGGCACAGCCTGCTCTTCATGGGCTACCTGCTGGCAATACTGCTGCTGGGAGCTCTACAGCACCTCTTGGTGGACATGGCCGCTCTGACCTTCTCACCGCTGGCTGCAGCGCTACTCCACACGGCACACGGATTAACAAGACCGTTGTACAGCCTGTTGTAG
- the LOC120046580 gene encoding uncharacterized protein LOC120046580 isoform X1 — MEQFKLSVIGERPFFREWRNDGSLPPLPAAVEGLMRGSWNMRMDPSDTYPTTRGCLLTECPWWMRWKSARTLRRFLPDVWKPLVPLLSFSATLLVMVLYALADRLRSFVADIFIPQYHYPFAVPITFVQVLVTLLYLLLLHAMGLAPLKPYSLSLGERLLVPSICGSAQAVLGVWAEASAHSGMYALTMRLLPLLCVGWSHGLRLAEPPSVHLTGLITVITFTSVTITASQGLPSVEVLECLYAPLALLLHSLSLTWLAKVAETEHRRHSSSHTSPFDLYFTLMVNQSLVLGFLCLLHPEGPRALGEGSWHSLLFMGYLLAILLLGALQHLLVDMAALTFSPLAAALLHTAHGLTRPLYSLL, encoded by the exons ATGGAACAATTCAAACTCAGTG TGATTGGTGAGCGCCCATTTTTTAGGGAGTGGAGGAACGATGGCTCTCTACCTCCATTACCTGCTGCAGTAGAGGGGTTGATGAGAGGCAGTTGGAATATGAGGATGGACCCCAGTGATACCTACCCTACTACCAGGGGCTGTCTCCTAACAGAATG TCCTTGGTGGATGAGATGGAAGAGTGCTCGTACACTGAGGAGGTTTTTGCCTGATGTATGGAAGCCTCTGGTGCCATTACTCAGCTTTAGTGCCACCCTATTGGTCATGGTGTTGTATGCCCTGGCAGATCGGCTCCGCAGCTTTGTTGCTGATATCTTCATTCCCCAGTACCACTACCCGTTTGCTGTACCAATCACATTTGTCCAG GTGCTGGTGACTCTGCTATACTTGCTGCTCCTCCATGCCATGGGCCTGGCACCACTGAAGCCCTACTCTCTGTCTCTGGGAGAGCGCCTGCTGGTGCCTTCTATCTGTGGCAGTGCCCAAGCTGTGCTGGGTGTGTGGGCAGAGGCCAGTGCCCACTCTGGCATGTACGCCCTCACCATGCGCCTGCTGCCCCTGCTCTGTGTGGGCTGGAGTCACGGTCTGCGGCTGGCAGAACCGCCATCAGTCCACCTAACAGGCCTTATTACGGTCATCACTTTCACCTCCGTCACTATCACAG CGTCTCAGGGTCTCCCGTCAGTGGAGGTTCTGGAGTGTCTCTACGCCCCGCTGGCCCTCCTTCTCCACAGCCTTTCTCTGACCTGGCTGGCCAAGGTGGCTGAGACCGAGCACCGGCGCCACAGCAGCTCCCACACCTCGCCTTTTGACCTGTACTTCACCCTGATGGTGAACCAGAGCCTGGTGCTTGGCTTCCTGTGCCTGCTGCACCCAGAGGGCCCCCGGGCACTGGGCGAGGGTAGCTGGCACAGCCTGCTCTTCATGGGCTACCTGCTGGCAATACTGCTGCTGGGAGCTCTACAGCACCTCTTGGTGGACATGGCCGCTCTGACCTTCTCACCGCTGGCTGCAGCGCTACTCCACACGGCACACGGATTAACAAGACCGTTGTACAGCCTGTTGTAG